A stretch of the Sulfurospirillum sp. UCH001 genome encodes the following:
- a CDS encoding response regulator transcription factor: MKILILEDNERLANLIVEALEQKKYHVNLFSDGKRALEAIDNGYDCFILDINVPGIDGLSLLKEIRSMDDSTPAIIISANVELDTIQEAYSKGCDEYLKKPFYMYELETKIEKLCKPKICLVNLPEGFTYSMEHEQLLDGNGEEVKLAKKEILLLNLFTKNLNKNISFERIEQYVWGGELTTTENIRALVKRLRKKLPEDTIENQGGIGYRLNYEH; encoded by the coding sequence ATGAAAATATTGATACTTGAAGATAATGAACGTCTAGCCAATCTCATTGTTGAAGCTTTGGAGCAGAAAAAATACCACGTTAATCTCTTTAGTGATGGTAAACGTGCCCTTGAAGCAATCGATAACGGCTATGACTGTTTTATCTTAGATATCAATGTTCCTGGCATTGATGGACTCAGTCTTCTTAAAGAGATTCGTAGTATGGATGATTCCACTCCTGCAATTATCATCAGTGCCAACGTCGAGCTTGACACTATCCAAGAAGCTTATAGTAAAGGATGTGATGAGTATCTCAAAAAACCTTTTTATATGTATGAACTAGAAACTAAAATTGAAAAACTTTGTAAACCAAAAATCTGCCTTGTAAATTTGCCAGAGGGATTTACGTATTCGATGGAGCATGAACAACTGCTTGATGGAAATGGAGAAGAGGTAAAGTTAGCTAAAAAAGAGATTTTATTACTGAACCTTTTTACGAAAAATCTTAATAAAAATATCTCTTTTGAGCGTATTGAACAGTATGTTTGGGGTGGAGAGCTTACAACAACTGAAAACATTCGTGCCTTAGTAAAAAGACTACGTAAAAAACTTCCTGAAGACACCATCGAAAATCAAGGTGGAATAGGGTACCGACTCAACTATGAACATTAA
- a CDS encoding ABC transporter substrate binding protein — MLHSYNKGLKWSDGISRGVEDVMLKHPHYELTTEYMDSKKIESENYFEELLDLYKKKFKNRNYKAIIAADNYAYDFVLKYHRELFPNTPVVFCGVENFNPKELDTYLKQYVTGVVEYKDIRKNLELIYQLFPAIKMVYIISDDAYSSLVIKDQIIEESNYFKDKFRVVFDNQIDFNMIDEKINKLPKHSAILFTSFYRDMYGAYIPYYKLQAFFQRSKYPVFALNHIHVGEGVIGGFMINPYEQGMLAAKKAFEIINGRKISSIPVETPSGSYYFDNNVLRKFGIALTDVPSPSEILNGVESFYEKHRKFVENAFALMPLLLLLTTILVLNIIKRISLEKELLRQGKLDYVLLNNIQSAIFWKANDGKILGCNDLLCHILERDKIDIIGKHVKEVMPGICDAIQEVPLDCPNSSEIEMQMPFKDKIIFAVRRTYYTDENNQEAGVVTVLTDITEKKRIDTERKRHEQFVIQRSKQSEVGEMIASIAHQWKTPLVEISAIAQELIYKRRRKPLDEEDTQKFVDDIMTQVKYMSNTIDDFRQFIKPSSMQTAFDVREAIDTLLTVVNHNVKYNYITIHILQKQPEQLLAFGYPNEFKQCVLNIINNAKDSIVKKRETQSTEGVIDIELDSDENHIYLSISDDGCGIEKNKLESIFDPFMSTKANGDGFGLYMARLIIEDKMGGKIIAKQKKHGAQICITIKKAKGAA; from the coding sequence TTGCTGCATTCCTACAATAAAGGTTTAAAATGGAGTGATGGTATTTCACGTGGCGTTGAAGATGTAATGTTAAAACATCCGCATTATGAATTGACAACAGAATATATGGATAGTAAAAAGATAGAATCAGAAAACTATTTTGAAGAACTTCTAGATTTATATAAGAAGAAATTCAAAAATAGAAACTATAAAGCTATCATTGCAGCTGACAACTATGCCTATGACTTTGTGCTTAAATACCATCGTGAACTGTTTCCCAACACACCTGTGGTTTTTTGTGGTGTAGAAAACTTTAACCCAAAAGAGTTAGATACGTACCTTAAACAGTATGTCACAGGCGTCGTTGAATACAAAGATATTCGTAAAAACCTAGAACTTATCTATCAACTTTTCCCTGCCATTAAAATGGTTTATATTATCAGTGACGATGCTTATTCATCGCTTGTGATTAAAGATCAGATCATTGAAGAGTCTAATTATTTCAAAGATAAATTTCGTGTTGTTTTTGACAATCAGATCGATTTTAATATGATTGACGAAAAAATAAATAAACTTCCAAAGCATAGTGCCATATTATTTACCAGTTTTTATCGCGATATGTATGGTGCTTATATACCTTATTATAAACTTCAAGCTTTTTTTCAACGCTCAAAATATCCTGTGTTCGCACTCAATCACATTCACGTAGGTGAGGGGGTCATTGGTGGATTTATGATTAACCCTTATGAGCAAGGCATGCTGGCTGCCAAAAAAGCGTTTGAGATCATAAATGGAAGAAAAATTAGTTCCATACCCGTTGAGACACCTTCAGGAAGCTATTATTTTGATAATAACGTCTTGCGTAAATTTGGCATTGCATTAACCGATGTTCCTAGCCCTTCAGAAATACTCAATGGCGTTGAAAGTTTCTATGAGAAACACCGAAAATTTGTTGAAAATGCTTTTGCACTCATGCCACTGCTTCTTTTACTAACAACCATTTTGGTACTTAACATTATTAAACGTATTTCATTGGAAAAAGAGTTATTGCGACAAGGAAAATTAGACTATGTTCTTTTAAATAACATCCAAAGTGCCATCTTTTGGAAAGCGAATGATGGAAAAATCTTAGGATGTAATGATCTTTTATGTCATATCTTAGAACGTGATAAAATAGATATTATTGGCAAACACGTCAAAGAAGTCATGCCAGGAATTTGTGATGCTATCCAAGAAGTGCCACTTGATTGTCCTAATAGTTCTGAAATAGAGATGCAAATGCCGTTTAAAGATAAAATCATTTTTGCTGTGAGACGTACTTACTATACCGATGAAAACAATCAAGAAGCAGGCGTTGTAACCGTTCTAACAGATATTACTGAGAAAAAGCGTATCGATACAGAACGTAAACGTCACGAACAATTTGTCATTCAACGTTCAAAACAATCTGAAGTAGGCGAGATGATCGCAAGCATCGCACACCAATGGAAAACGCCACTGGTTGAGATATCGGCTATTGCGCAAGAGCTTATCTATAAACGCAGAAGGAAGCCTTTAGATGAGGAAGATACTCAAAAATTCGTTGATGACATCATGACACAAGTCAAATATATGTCAAACACTATCGATGATTTTAGACAATTCATCAAGCCATCATCGATGCAAACAGCGTTTGATGTACGAGAAGCCATCGATACACTCTTAACTGTTGTCAATCATAATGTCAAATATAACTATATTACGATTCATATTCTTCAAAAACAACCAGAACAACTCTTAGCTTTTGGCTATCCTAATGAATTTAAACAGTGCGTTTTAAACATCATTAATAATGCAAAAGATAGTATTGTGAAAAAAAGAGAGACTCAAAGTACAGAAGGTGTGATTGACATCGAACTTGACAGCGATGAAAATCATATCTATCTTTCTATCAGTGATGATGGTTGTGGTATTGAAAAAAACAAACTAGAGTCTATTTTTGATCCGTTTATGAGTACCAAAGCAAATGGAGATGGGTTTGGTCTTTATATGGCTCGTTTGATTATTGAAGATAAAATGGGTGGTAAAATTATCGCAAAACAAAAGAAACATGGTGCACAAATTTGTATTACAATTAAAAAAGCTAAAGGAGCTGCATGA
- the larC gene encoding nickel pincer cofactor biosynthesis protein LarC, which translates to MRVLYYDCFSGISGDMHLGALLDLGVEEDYLKRELSKLSLDASFELVIQKRCKMGICGTKVDVTLTHQHSTWHTNPHTHHHSHEHRTFRDIEAIITHSTLTNAIKERSLKMFWEVALAEGKIHGKEPLDVGFHEVGAVDSIVDIVSAAICLEALKVDKIIASKIELGGGFVQCEHGTLPIPAPATVEILKNVPVTLGRVPFETTTPTGAAIIKANVEAYEEKPSFVIEKIGYGIGHKDFAIPNVLRVMLGHEDAISLVPEEIVLETNIDDMSPEILSYVEERLFEAGAKDVYTTAITTKKNRLGVKLSVLVSAENEANVMDIIFLESSSIGLRRSAVQKIALNREIKTVTTPYGMISVKCAFLNGKIVKYKAEFEECKKAALTHHVPIAQVYECVAMAMRT; encoded by the coding sequence ATGAGAGTTCTTTATTACGATTGCTTTAGCGGTATAAGTGGCGATATGCACTTAGGAGCTCTTCTTGATTTAGGTGTTGAAGAGGACTACTTAAAGCGAGAACTCTCAAAACTCTCTTTGGATGCTTCATTTGAGCTTGTCATTCAAAAGAGGTGTAAAATGGGCATTTGTGGAACAAAAGTTGATGTAACGTTAACGCATCAGCATTCCACATGGCACACTAATCCACATACGCATCATCATTCACATGAACATCGTACATTTAGAGATATTGAAGCCATTATCACCCATAGTACACTTACAAACGCCATTAAAGAACGAAGTTTGAAAATGTTTTGGGAAGTGGCCTTGGCAGAAGGGAAAATACATGGAAAAGAGCCTTTGGATGTTGGTTTTCATGAAGTAGGTGCTGTTGATTCTATTGTCGATATCGTGAGCGCTGCTATCTGTTTAGAAGCCCTAAAAGTTGATAAAATCATCGCTTCTAAAATAGAGCTAGGCGGCGGTTTTGTGCAATGTGAACATGGTACCCTTCCCATCCCTGCTCCGGCAACCGTAGAAATTTTAAAAAATGTACCTGTAACATTAGGTCGTGTGCCATTTGAAACCACAACACCCACAGGTGCAGCCATCATTAAAGCAAATGTTGAAGCGTATGAAGAAAAGCCCTCTTTTGTGATTGAAAAAATTGGGTATGGTATTGGTCATAAAGATTTTGCAATTCCTAATGTTTTGCGTGTCATGTTAGGGCATGAAGATGCTATCTCTTTAGTGCCTGAAGAGATTGTTTTAGAAACCAATATCGATGATATGAGCCCTGAAATACTCTCTTATGTGGAAGAGCGTCTTTTTGAGGCCGGCGCTAAAGATGTTTATACTACCGCCATTACGACTAAAAAAAATCGTTTGGGTGTTAAGCTTAGTGTTTTAGTCAGTGCTGAGAATGAGGCAAACGTGATGGATATAATCTTTTTAGAGAGCTCATCTATTGGGCTTAGACGTTCAGCGGTACAAAAAATTGCATTGAATCGTGAAATTAAAACAGTGACAACACCTTATGGAATGATAAGTGTCAAATGTGCTTTTTTAAATGGAAAAATCGTGAAGTATAAAGCAGAGTTTGAAGAGTGTAAAAAAGCAGCACTAACACATCATGTACCTATTGCGCAGGTTTATGAATGTGTGGCTATGGCAATGAGGACATGA
- the larE gene encoding ATP-dependent sacrificial sulfur transferase LarE, translating to MYKKYEQLKEIIASYESLVVAFSGGVDSTFLLKIAYDVLGDKAIGITASTPYIATWEIDDAICIAREIGAKHEIVQKPWIEAIRNNPKERCYLCKHALFSSLLDVAHQKGFSVVAEGSNVDDTKEHRPGRVALGELGIKTPLLDAGLTKEEIRALSNALGLSTWDKPSYACLLTRFPYDKHIDEKALRMVDHAEAYMIDQGYGNIRVRYVEGLARLEIPMEHSLHLINDKRLGDICSYLKSLGFSYVTLDLEGYRHASVMESLNVGV from the coding sequence ATGTATAAAAAATATGAACAGTTAAAAGAAATTATTGCATCGTATGAGAGCCTTGTTGTAGCATTTTCAGGTGGTGTTGATAGCACATTTTTACTCAAAATAGCTTACGATGTTTTAGGAGATAAAGCAATAGGTATTACAGCTTCAACGCCTTATATTGCTACATGGGAAATCGATGATGCCATCTGCATTGCACGTGAGATTGGTGCAAAGCATGAAATAGTTCAAAAACCTTGGATTGAAGCCATTCGTAATAATCCAAAAGAGAGATGTTATCTCTGTAAACATGCCTTATTTTCCTCTTTGCTCGATGTCGCTCATCAAAAAGGTTTTAGTGTTGTAGCAGAGGGAAGTAATGTGGATGATACCAAAGAGCATAGGCCTGGACGTGTGGCACTAGGAGAACTGGGTATAAAAACCCCTCTTTTAGATGCAGGGCTTACGAAAGAAGAGATAAGAGCTTTATCAAATGCATTGGGACTGAGCACGTGGGATAAACCCTCCTATGCGTGTCTGCTCACGCGTTTCCCATACGATAAGCATATTGATGAAAAGGCACTTCGTATGGTTGATCATGCTGAGGCATATATGATTGATCAAGGGTATGGAAATATTCGTGTTCGCTACGTAGAAGGATTAGCACGACTTGAAATACCAATGGAACATAGTCTTCATCTCATAAATGATAAACGCTTAGGTGATATATGTTCATATTTAAAATCACTTGGATTTTCATATGTTACGTTAGATTTAGAAGGGTATCGTCACGCCTCAGTGATGGAATCTTTGAATGTAGGAGTATAA
- a CDS encoding fumarate hydratase, whose amino-acid sequence MREIKYEDIVKSVKDMILYSATNLPKDAYKAMQDAYNNEKSEVCKAVLKQILENADIAKNEERPLCQDTGLAVFFVKVGEDVKVVGGSLKKAINEGTEQGYKEGYLRASTCHWDTRANLKDEVGYNLPAIIHFDIVEGDKIEIEYAAKGGGSENVSRATVFPPAKGRKGIIEYVKQVISDAGPNPCPPLTVGVGIGGTFEKAVISSKHALFRDLGSKNPDPVLQSMEDELMVLLNNLGIGAMGMGGTQTVLGVHIEKNPCHIASLPVSVNVQCHSTRHMHITL is encoded by the coding sequence ATGAGAGAAATCAAGTACGAAGACATCGTCAAGAGTGTAAAGGATATGATCCTTTATAGTGCAACAAACTTGCCTAAAGATGCTTATAAAGCAATGCAAGATGCATACAACAATGAAAAAAGTGAAGTATGTAAAGCAGTTTTGAAGCAAATCTTAGAGAATGCAGATATCGCTAAAAATGAAGAGAGACCTCTTTGCCAAGATACAGGCTTAGCTGTTTTCTTTGTTAAAGTCGGTGAAGATGTAAAAGTTGTTGGTGGAAGCCTTAAAAAAGCAATCAACGAAGGAACAGAACAAGGTTATAAAGAGGGTTATTTAAGAGCGTCTACCTGTCATTGGGATACACGAGCTAACCTAAAAGATGAAGTTGGCTATAACTTACCAGCTATTATTCACTTTGACATTGTTGAAGGCGATAAAATTGAAATTGAATACGCTGCAAAAGGTGGCGGTTCTGAAAACGTCTCACGTGCTACAGTATTCCCTCCTGCAAAAGGTAGAAAAGGTATTATCGAGTACGTAAAACAAGTTATTTCTGATGCAGGTCCAAATCCATGTCCTCCACTTACTGTTGGTGTTGGTATCGGTGGTACATTTGAAAAAGCAGTTATCTCATCTAAACACGCACTTTTTAGAGATCTTGGTAGCAAAAACCCAGATCCAGTTCTCCAGTCAATGGAAGATGAATTGATGGTTCTTCTTAATAACTTAGGTATTGGTGCTATGGGTATGGGCGGAACACAAACTGTTCTTGGTGTTCACATTGAGAAAAATCCATGTCATATCGCAAGTTTACCAGTAAGCGTTAACGTCCAGTGCCACAGTACTAGACATATGCATATTACGTTATAA
- the larA gene encoding nickel-dependent lactate racemase, which translates to MKVTVGYGKDEKFDLDIREQQLVGVYNPNSVAKIDYNHAIDVALEKPIGKESFDHFIDTNERIVFIVNDGTRPTPTRKVLARIYPKIKDKDIYFIVATGCHRAPTEEEWHFILGKEIYEDLNAKNRLWSHDSKKDEMVYLGKSSNGTEMYLNKIVANAKKVCAIGSVEPHYFAGYTGGRKAFLPGVAAYETIQQNHLLALHPNAQALSLKGNPVHEDMMDAMGVLKHIDVFAIMTVLDSDHDICAVRAGDLSDSFYAAIDKADEVFCVNIPQKADIVISVAPYPMDIDLYQSQKSLDNGKLALKENGILIMVAKCRTGIGEEGFFKLMSSAHCAQEVLNKIKCGYKLGYHKAAKMAEINLWAQSWAVSELSDEEMKAVHLKPYHDLHIALEDAIKEKGEDASIIVLPFGSITVPKLVNN; encoded by the coding sequence ATGAAAGTTACAGTTGGTTATGGAAAAGATGAAAAATTTGATTTAGATATTCGTGAGCAGCAGCTTGTAGGTGTTTACAATCCTAACAGTGTTGCAAAAATTGATTATAACCATGCGATTGATGTTGCATTAGAAAAACCAATAGGTAAAGAGAGTTTTGATCATTTTATTGATACTAATGAGCGTATTGTTTTCATTGTCAATGATGGTACACGCCCTACTCCTACTCGTAAGGTTCTTGCGCGCATCTATCCAAAAATCAAAGATAAAGACATTTATTTTATTGTTGCAACAGGGTGTCATAGAGCGCCTACTGAGGAAGAATGGCATTTTATCTTGGGCAAAGAGATTTACGAAGATTTAAACGCTAAAAATCGTCTTTGGAGCCATGACTCTAAAAAAGATGAGATGGTTTATCTTGGTAAGTCAAGCAATGGAACAGAGATGTACCTCAATAAAATCGTTGCCAATGCGAAAAAAGTGTGTGCTATCGGTTCTGTTGAACCACATTATTTTGCAGGTTATACAGGTGGACGTAAAGCCTTCTTACCAGGTGTTGCAGCGTACGAGACGATTCAGCAAAATCATCTTTTAGCACTTCATCCCAATGCACAAGCTCTTTCCTTAAAAGGTAATCCAGTGCATGAAGATATGATGGATGCAATGGGTGTGCTTAAACATATCGATGTATTTGCCATCATGACGGTACTGGATAGTGACCATGATATTTGCGCTGTAAGAGCGGGTGATTTAAGTGATTCTTTTTATGCAGCCATCGATAAAGCGGATGAAGTCTTTTGTGTGAACATTCCTCAAAAAGCGGATATTGTGATCTCTGTAGCTCCTTATCCAATGGATATTGACCTTTATCAGTCACAAAAATCCCTAGATAACGGCAAATTAGCACTTAAGGAGAATGGTATTCTAATCATGGTTGCAAAATGTAGAACCGGTATTGGTGAAGAAGGTTTCTTTAAACTCATGAGTTCTGCGCACTGCGCGCAAGAAGTGCTCAATAAAATCAAATGCGGTTATAAATTAGGCTATCACAAAGCAGCCAAAATGGCAGAAATTAATCTTTGGGCACAAAGCTGGGCAGTGAGTGAGCTGAGTGATGAAGAGATGAAAGCAGTTCATCTCAAACCATACCATGATTTGCATATCGCTTTAGAAGATGCCATTAAAGAAAAAGGTGAAGATGCAAGCATTATAGTGCTGCCATTTGGTTCTATTACGGTTCCAAAATTGGTAAATAACTAA
- a CDS encoding DASS family sodium-coupled anion symporter, with product MSKKAISMLIPVLVVLVVWFIPAPEGLSANAWHFMAIFLGVVVGLVLEPVPAALVGWVGVCLVALMGIIDPKPAEGIKWALSGFSNSIIWLIFAAFMFAAGYQKTGLGKRISLIMVKFMGKSSLGLGYAVAFADLLLAPFMPSNTARSGGTIFPIAINIPQIFNSTPENEPRKLGAYISWVAMAATCVTSSMFLTALAPNLLAIDLIAKSAKVSIEWGAWAKIMIPLMLPLFLLTPLLAYIVYPPTQKQSPEAPIWAANELKKMGSITFKEIMMLLFAVLALVLWIFGKELGIDATTAAISIVGLMVLCNVISWDDIIGNKGAWNVLVWFSTLVALAGGLAKVGILKWIGTLAESSLTGLAPLSLMIAMIVVFFLLHYFFASVTAHVSALVPVFALIAVKFIAPDQLPAFMILLAGSLGIMGIITPYGTGPSPIWYGAGYISQARWWALGALFAAIYLAVLLLGVFIFV from the coding sequence ATGTCGAAAAAAGCAATATCCATGCTGATTCCAGTATTGGTAGTGTTGGTTGTTTGGTTTATCCCTGCTCCTGAGGGATTGAGTGCGAATGCTTGGCACTTTATGGCAATCTTTTTAGGAGTTGTCGTAGGTCTTGTTCTTGAGCCAGTTCCTGCTGCGCTTGTTGGTTGGGTTGGCGTATGTTTAGTTGCCTTAATGGGCATTATTGACCCAAAACCTGCTGAGGGCATTAAATGGGCACTTTCTGGTTTTTCCAACTCTATTATTTGGTTAATCTTCGCTGCATTTATGTTTGCGGCTGGTTATCAAAAAACAGGTCTTGGTAAAAGAATCTCTCTTATCATGGTTAAATTTATGGGTAAAAGCTCATTAGGCCTTGGTTATGCCGTTGCGTTTGCTGACCTTCTTCTTGCTCCATTTATGCCTTCAAATACAGCAAGAAGTGGTGGTACAATCTTCCCAATCGCAATTAACATCCCACAAATTTTTAACTCTACTCCAGAAAATGAGCCAAGAAAACTTGGTGCATATATTTCATGGGTAGCGATGGCTGCAACATGTGTTACAAGTTCTATGTTCCTAACAGCACTTGCTCCAAACCTTTTAGCAATCGATCTTATCGCTAAAAGTGCTAAAGTAAGTATTGAATGGGGCGCATGGGCAAAAATCATGATTCCTTTAATGTTGCCACTTTTCTTATTAACACCACTTTTGGCATACATTGTATATCCTCCAACACAAAAACAATCTCCAGAAGCTCCTATTTGGGCAGCGAATGAACTTAAAAAAATGGGTTCTATCACTTTTAAAGAGATTATGATGTTATTGTTTGCGGTACTTGCACTTGTTCTTTGGATCTTCGGTAAAGAACTTGGCATTGATGCTACAACTGCAGCGATCTCTATTGTTGGTTTAATGGTTCTTTGTAACGTTATCTCTTGGGATGACATCATCGGTAACAAAGGTGCTTGGAACGTTTTAGTATGGTTTTCAACTCTTGTTGCTCTTGCAGGTGGTTTGGCAAAAGTTGGTATTCTTAAATGGATCGGTACTTTAGCAGAGTCTTCATTAACAGGACTTGCTCCACTTTCATTGATGATTGCGATGATTGTAGTATTCTTCTTATTACACTATTTCTTTGCGAGTGTTACTGCGCACGTTTCTGCGTTAGTTCCAGTTTTCGCTTTGATCGCAGTTAAATTCATTGCTCCAGATCAATTACCAGCATTTATGATTCTTTTAGCAGGTAGCCTTGGTATTATGGGAATTATCACTCCATATGGTACAGGTCCTTCACCAATTTGGTATGGTGCTGGTTATATCAGCCAAGCACGTTGGTGGGCACTAGGCGCACTATTTGCTGCTATTTATCTTGCAGTATTACTTTTAGGCGTATTCATTTTTGTATAA
- a CDS encoding Fe-S-containing hydro-lyase gives MSKTYHLTAPLSDADVVQLKAGDIVYLTGVVYTARDAAHKKLIDLLDAGQPLPFDMNGAVIYFVGPTPPKPGDPIGSAGPTTSYRMDSYSPRLINEQGLKGMIGKGKRNQDVIDACVKSKAIYFGATGGAGALLARQIKSAEVIAYPELGPEAIRRLEVVDFPLTVINDTYGADLYKIGRAQYEVL, from the coding sequence ATGAGCAAAACTTATCATTTAACAGCACCACTTAGTGACGCAGACGTAGTACAACTTAAAGCAGGCGATATTGTTTATTTAACAGGCGTTGTTTATACAGCACGTGACGCAGCACATAAAAAATTAATCGATCTTTTAGATGCAGGTCAACCTCTCCCATTTGATATGAATGGCGCAGTAATCTATTTTGTTGGACCAACTCCTCCAAAACCAGGTGATCCAATCGGTAGTGCTGGCCCTACAACAAGTTATAGAATGGACTCTTACTCTCCAAGACTTATCAATGAGCAAGGTCTTAAAGGTATGATTGGTAAAGGTAAACGTAATCAAGACGTTATTGATGCGTGTGTTAAATCTAAAGCAATTTACTTTGGTGCAACAGGTGGTGCGGGTGCACTTCTAGCACGCCAAATTAAAAGTGCTGAAGTTATCGCATACCCAGAACTAGGCCCTGAAGCAATTCGTAGACTTGAAGTTGTAGACTTCCCATTAACTGTTATTAACGATACTTATGGTGCAGACCTTTATAAAATTGGTCGTGCACAGTACGAAGTATTGTAA